Sequence from the Candidatus Dormiibacterota bacterium genome:
AGGACGGCACCGTGGCGGTCCGCTACCGCCGCTTCTCGCTGTTCGAGGGTCGCCCGCGCGGCTCCCGGTTCAGCCTGAGCTCGGTGATCCCCTGGGACCTCGAGGTCCAGGGCGGGGTCGCGAGGTTCACCGCCGACCTGCATCGCCTGGTGGTCCGCTCCCTCACCGTGAAGGGCGGCGGGAGCGAGGTGGAGATCGACCTGCCCGCCCCCGTCGGAGTGGTGCCGCTGCGCATCTCCGGAGGGGTGAGCAGGCTCACGGTGCGGCGGCCGGCGGGCACCGCGCTCAGCCTCCAGGTCAACGGCGGGGCCAGCAGGCTCGTCCTCGACGCCCAGGAGTTCGGTGGCATCGGCGGCCCCATCCGCCTGCAGTCGCGGGAGTACGCGGACAACGCCGACCACTACGCCGTCGAGATCTCCGGGGGTGCCAGCCGGCTCACGATCGGGACACGCTGACCAGGCGTCGAGGCGGCCCGGGTCACCGCGGCCGCCTCGACAGCACCTCCTCGAGCTGGTCGAGGCTCACGTTGCCACCGCTGGCGACGAGCGCCACCCGCCGGCCGGCGAGCCGGTCGCGAAGGCGCAGCGCCGCGGCCAGCGGAGCGGCGCCGGCGGCCTCCACCAGGTTGCGGGTCGCCTCGAGCATCAGGACCATCGCCTCCCGGATCTCGTCGTCGGACACGAGGACGAAGTCGTCGAGCATGTCCCAGAGGATCCGCTGGGGCAGGGCGAAGGCGGTCCGCGTCGCCAGGCCCTCCGCGAACGTCTCCATGCGGTCCTCGACCAGCCGGCGGGCCCGCCACGATCGGTGGGCGGCCGGCGCCGCCTCCGACTGGACGCCGATCACCTCGAGCGAGGGCCGGATCGCCTTGCCCGCCAGGCAGGCGCCGGCCGCGCCGCTGCCGCCCCCGACCGGGACGATCAGGACGTCGACCAGGGGATCGGCCTCCAGGATCTCCAGGGTGGCGGTGGCGACGCCGGCGATCAGCAGGGGCTCGTCGCCGGAGTGGACGTAGCGGTATCCATGCTCGGCGGCGAGGCGCGCGCTGTGCTCCCGCGCCTCGTCGAAGTCGCGGCCGTGGACCACGACCTCGGCGCCCCGGTCGCGGATCGCGCCGACCTTCACGGGGTTCGCCCCCTCGGGAACGCAGATGACCGCCCGCACCCCGAACAGCGCCGCCGCGTACGCGACCGACTGGCCGTGGTTCCCGGTCGACGCCGCGACCACGCCGCGCCTGCGCTCGTCGGGGCTGAGCTGGGAGACGAGGTTGATGCCGCCGCGCACCTTGAAGGCGCCGGTGGGCTGATGGTTCTCGTGCTTGACCAGCACCTCGGTGCCGGCCAGGGCGCCCAGGCGCGGATGGCGGAGGAGCGCGGTCGGAGAGAGGTGCGGCGCGATCCGCCGCCGCGCGGCGAGGACGTCGGCCAGCGTCAGCACGGCATCGAATCCTACCCGGCCACCGGGGGAGGGGCTGCTACCCTCGCGGCCATGCTCGGGGCGATCGACATCGGCGGCACCAAGCTGCTCGCCGCGGTCGCCGGCGACGACCGCCGCCCGGGTCCGGCGGTGCGCCGCCCCACCCCCGCGGAGCGGCCCCTCGAGACCCTGGTGGAGATGCTCGACGAGGCCCGGGCGGGCGCGGCGCTGCAGGGCCTGGCCCTCGCCGTCCCCGGCCCCTTCGACCGCTCCCGGGGGGCGCTGGTCAACCCGCCGAACATGCCGCCGAGCTGGTGCGACCTGGCCCTCGCCGAGCGGCTGGGGGACCGCTTCCGCTGCCCGGTGCTGCTCGAGAACGACGCCAACTGCGCGGCCGTCGCCGAGGTGACCGCCGGGGCGGCACGGGGCAGCGAGAGCTGCGTCTACCTGACCGTCTCCACCGGGATCGGCAGCGGCGTGGTCGTCAACGGGCGGCCGCTCACCGGCCGCCACGACACCGAGGGCGGCCACCAGGTGCTCTGGCCCGCGTGGCTGGGCGGACCGCCCTGCCACTGCGGCGGCCACGGCTGCCTGGAGAGCCTGGCCTCGGGCATGGCGATCGCGCGCCGCTTCGGGGTCGACGCCGAGCACCTCGAGGATCCCGCCGCCTGGGAGGACGTCGGCCGCTGGCTGGGCCTCGGCGTGGTCAACGCCATCGCCCTCCACGACCCCGACGTGGTCGTGCTGGGCGGCGGCGTCTGCCAGCGGTGGGACCGGTTCTGGCCCTCGCTGTCCGCAACCGTGGACTCCGCGCTCTTCCTGCAGCCCCGGCCGCCGGTGCGCCGCGCCACCCTCGGCGACGACCGCAACCTCTGGGGCGCGCTTGCCCTCGCCGGGGACCGCCTGCCCGGCTAGAGAGGGCCGGACGGTGCCCCCATCACCCTGAGCAGCGTGGGAGGCTTTGGGACTCGGAGGTGCCGAAGCATGCGCATTCTGACATCATGAGGGCCCACCGCACCCCACGAGGAGGTCGAACCGGGGTGGACCGGGATTCCGTCTGGACGTCGATGGCCGAGTTCGTCGCGCTCGTGCGGGAGCGTCCGCACGACTCCTCCAGCGAGCTCGCCGACGACGGGGTGGACAGGGTCGTCCACCCGCTGATCGCCGAGCTGGAGGGCCTCAGGGAGGTCGCCGTCGCCAGCGCCGGGATGGTGAGCGCGCTGGAGGCCGAACGCGATCAGTTCCGCGGATTGCTGCGGGAGGCCCGGGAGTGGCTGGACAGCGACGAGGACCTGACCGGGCCAAGATACGGCGCATTCCTCGGCCGCATCGACGCCGCGCTCACGTGGACACGCGAGCCCGGCGACTGACCTGCCGGGGTCGCTCATTCGTCCCTGTTCTCCCGATCAGGGGCTGAGCGCGCGGGCGAGGTGCTCGTAGCCGACCGGGTAGCGGTGGGCGATGCCGCCGTGGCCGCCGGGGAAGGTCTCGTGGCGGTGCGCGACCCCGAGCTCGGTGAGCACCTCGCTGAGCGCCTTCGTGCCCAGGTCCATGTAGTACTCGTCGGCGTCGCCGGCGTCGAGGTAGACGGCGCGCAGCGAGCGCAGCGCCTCGACGTGGCGGGGGGCCATCCGCACCGGGTCGTGGTCGAGCCAGCGCTCCCAGTTGGGCTCGTCGAGGGTGCCGGCGGCGTCGACGGGGAGCCCGATGCCGAGCGGCGCGTCGGGGTCGGGCGAGTAGGCCGCGGCGCAGCCGAGCACCATCAGCGGACCGAAGTTCCGGCGGCGGTACACCTCGTCGCCGAGCAGCCGGTCGCGCAGCGCGACGGGATCGCCCCGGTGCTCGCGGAGCGCCCGCGCGAAGCCGCCGAGCTCGCGGCCGTAGCAGTGCTCGAAGAGGCTGTCGCCGGCATGGGAGGCGCAGCCGCCGAAGACGTCCGGCCGGCGCATGCAGAGCACCACCGCGCCGACCCCGCCGCTGCTGTGCCCGGCGACGCCCCGGTGCTCGGGCGCGGCCAGGGTGCGGTAGCGGGCGTCGACGTGGGCGACCACGTCCCCGGCGACGTAATCCTGGTGGCGGCCGGTCGCGCTGGAGTTCACGAACTGGCTGCCGCCGTAGCGGGTCGACCCGTCGACGTAGGCGTAGATGCACGGGGGTGGCGGGTCGGGGCGACCGTACAGGCCCTCCAGCCGCTCGAACACGGTCGGCTCGAAGAGGTCGCGGTTGCACCACTCCTCGACGCACGAGCCGTAGCCGGGGAGCACGTAGATCGCCGGCAGGCGCCGCTCCGGCTCGTCGTCGTAGCCGGGCGGCAGCCAGACCAGGAGGCGGCGGCGGGCGGGGTCGCCGAGCGGGTTCCCCGCGAGCGCGGCGCTGTCGACGGCGTCGTCGACGAGGCGGCCGCGGTGCGGGGGCGCACCCAGGGGCTCGGGGGGAAGCGGCGGCGCCGGCGACCCTGACATCGGGGGCATTGTGCGGCTTGACGGTCCGCTCGGCCCGCGCCTAGGCTCGCCGCCATGCCCGTGCGGCTCGTGTGCGACAGCACCGCCGACCTCTCCGACGCCGATCGCGACGCCGGCCGGGTGATCGTCGTCCCCCTCAAGGTGATCTTCGGCGAGGAGTCGCTGGTCGACGGGGTCGACATCGACGCCGAGACCTTCTACGAGCGGATGCGCAACAGCACCCGCAACCCCACCACCAGCCAGCCGGCCCCGGCCGAGTTCGAGGCCGCCTTCCGCGAGGCGGCGGCGGCGGGGGACAGCGTGGTCTGCACCACCCTGTCGGCGGAGATGAGCGGCACCCACGGCGCCGCCGTGCAGGCGCGCGAGGCGGTGCCGGAGCTGGACGTCCACGTCGTCGACACCCGCACCGTGGCGATCGGCCACAACGCGATCGTCCGCGCCGCCGCCGAGGCCGCCGCCGAGGGACGGAGCGCGGCCGAGATCGTCGAGCTGATCCGGGGCATCATCGCCCGGCAGCGCAGCATCTTCACCGTCGACACCCTCGAGTACCTCCGCCGCGGCGGCCGCATCGGCGGCGCCCGGGCGCTGCTCGGCTCGGTGCTGAACATCAAGCCGGTGCTCCAGGTCGCCGACGGCCGGATCGAGCCCCACGACCGGGTGCGCACCTACCAGCGCGCCCTCGACCGGATCGCCTCCGAGGTGGTCGCGGCCACCGGCGAGACCGGCCGCCGCGCTCGGGTGGTGCTCGGCCACGCCGACCGCCTCGCCGACTGCCGCGGTCTCGCCGACCGGGTCCGCGAGCACTGCGAGGGCGAGCCCGAGATCATCGACATCGGCCCGATCGTCGGCTGCCACGCCGGCCCGGGCACGATCGGCCTCTCCTTCTACCTTCCGTAGCCCACAGCCGTGGGCTCGCTGCGCGACCCGGGACGGCGTTCTCCGCGCCTGTGAGAGAGTCGCTGGCGGACCGCGACCACGCGGAGGGAGGAGGACGATGGACTTCGACGACACCCCCGACGAGGCCGCCTGGCGCGGCCGGGTGCGCGGCTTCCTCGAGGAGCACTCCGAGGAGGTGATCCGCGGTCGCGACCGCCACACCGACGCCGCCGGGGCGGCGCCGCGGCAGCGCTGGCAGGCCACCCTCTACGACGCGGGATTCGTGGGCATCACCTGGCCGGTGGAGTACGGCGGCCAGGGGGGCACCCCGATGCAGCAGGTGATCGTCAACCAGGAGCTCTCCCGCGCCGGCAGCGCGCCGCTGGTGAACGGCATCGGCCTCGGCATGTGCGGGCCGACGATCATCGCCCACGGCACCGAGGAGCAGAAGACGCGCTACCTCCGACCGCTGCTGCGCGGCGACGAGATCTGGTGCCAGCTCTTCAGCGAGCCCGCGGCGGGCAGCGACCTCGCCGGCCTGCAGACCCGCGCGGTGCGCGACGCCGACGGCTGGCGGATCCGCGGCCAGAAGGTGTGGACCAGCGCCGCTCAGTACTCCCGGTTCGGCCTGCTCATCGCCCGCACCGATCCCTCGCTGCCCAAGCACGCCGGCCTGAGCATGTTCCTCATCGACATGGAGCAGCCCGGGGTGACGGTGCGCCCGCTGCGCCAGATGACCGGCGACGCCCACTTCAACGAGGTCTTCTTCGACGACGCCCGCGTCCCCGCGGAGAACCTCGTCGGTGAGGAGGACGGGGGCTGGCGGGTGGCGATCACCACGCTGATGAACGAGCGCCTCGCCATCGGCGGCGGCGGCGCCGACCTCGGCTTCAGCATCGAGACCCTCACCCGCGACGCGGCCCGCCGGCTGCCCGGGCTGCCCGGCGACCAGCAGGCGCTGGTCCGGGAGCAGCTGGGTCGGGCGGTGGTGCTGGCGATGGCCCAGCGGTACACCGGCTACCGGCGGCTCACCGCGCTGAGCCAGGGGCGGCTGCCCGGGCCGGAGGCGGCGGTGGGCAAGCTCTCGCTGGTCACCCTCGGGCAGCTCACCGCCGAGATCGGGATGCGCCTGCTCGGCGACGACGCCGCCTTCGCCGCCGACGCCTCCGGCGACGACCGCTGGCAGTACGCGATGACGATGTTCCCCGGGCTGGCGATCGCCGGCGGCACCAACGAGATCCTGCGCAACATCGTCGGCGAGCGGGTCCTCGGCCTGCCCGGCGAGCCGCGCCCGGACAAGGGCGCGCCCGCCGCCGCCGAGGGGGCGCGGGCATGAACTTCGCCCTCGACGAGCAGCAGCTTCTCCTCCAGCGCACCGCCCGCGAGTGGTTCGAGGCCCACGGCGGCCCCGCGGCGATGCGGCGCGCCCTCGACGGCGCCGCCCTCGACGACCACACCGCCGAGCTCGGCGCGGTGGGCTTCCTCGGCGTGCTCGTCACCGAGTCCCACGGGGGCAGCGGTCTCGAGGTGCTCGACCTCGCCGTCATCGCCGAGGAGGCGGGACGCACCCTGTCGAGCGCACCCCTGGTGAGCAGCGCCGGCTGGGCGAGCTCGCTGCTGCGCACCGCCGGCGGCGAGGCGGCAGCCTCCGCGCTCCGGGGGGTGGCCTCCGCCACCGAGCGCCTCGCCGTGGTCGAGGAGCCGGGCGCTCCGGTGGTCGGCGCCCTCGGCGCCACCGCGTTCCTCTCCGTCACGGAGTCCGGCCTGACCCTCGCGACCAGGTCGGAGGTGGAGCTCACCGAGCAGCCCCAGCTCGACCCCACCCGCGGCCTCGCCCGGGTGCGTGCCACCGGCGGCGAGCCGCTGGGGGCGCCGGCCGCCGGCGAGGTCGAGCGCGCCCGGCACGTCGCCGAGGTGGTGCTCGCCGCCGAGGACCTGGGGACCTCGGCCCGCTGCCTGGAGATGGCGGTGGAGTACGCCAAGCAGCGGGTCGCCTTCGGCCGGCCGATCGGCAGCTTCCAGGCGATCAAGCACCTGTGCGTCGACATGTTCGCCCAGGTCGAGCAGCTGCGCTCGCTGGTCTGGTACGCGGCCTGGTCCGCCGACCACGACCCCGCCCAGCTGCCGCTGGCGGCGAGCGCCGCCAAGGCGTACGCGGCGGGCGCGGTCGAGCTGTGCGCCTCGACCTGCATCCAGGTCCACGGCGGCATCGGCTTCACCTGGGAGCACGACGCCCACCTCCACTGGCGCCGCGCCAAGGTCGACCGGGTGCTGCTCGGCGACGCCGCCCGGCATCACGCCCGGGTGGCCGAACTCGCCCTGGCCCGGGCCACCGCCTGAGTCGGCACCACCCTGGCACCATGGGGCCATGGCTGCTCGACGCGACCTCTGGTGTCCCGCGCAGTGCGTGGAGGGCCGCTTCGAGGCACTCAACGCTCCTGTGATCGTGGGCCGTGACGGCCGCTACCTGACCCACGACGACCGGCGCGCCACCTACCGCTGCACGGTGTGCGGAGGCGTCGCCATCGACCTCGCCGCCGCGGCGCGCCAGATGCGCGACGAGGACGAGCCGGCGATGGTGACCCTCACCTGCCCAGGCTGCGCCGCGGTGATGCTGCCTCCCGAGGACGACCCCATGGCCACGATGGTCGAGTGCCCGGAGTGCGGCCAGCAGTTCAGCCCGGAGGAGGGAACCCTCCGGCTCCACGGCGGCGGGCTCGGCGACCAGTCGGCGTCGAACTGAACGTGCCCAGGCCGCTGCTGGTGGTCGGCGACGTCCAGGGCGACGCCGAGCGGCTGACCGAGGCGCTGGCGGGCTACCCCGAGGACGACGTCGACACCGTGTTCCTCGGCGACTTCTTCCAGGGCGGGCCTCCGGGGGCGGGCGGCGGCGCCGCCGCGGCGCGCATCGCCCGGGGGCGTCACCACAGCCTCAGCATCCTCGGCAACCACGACCTGCTGCTGCTCAGCGTGCTCGAGGAGGTGCGCCTCGGCCGCACCCCGGAGGCGGTGCTCAACGGCGACCGCCGCTCCCTCGCCGAGGTGTGGCTGTGGCGCCGGGGCGACTGGGCCGACCTGCGCGCCGTCGCCGACGACCCCGGGCTCGAGGCCTGGCTGCGCGCCCTGCCGCTGATGCTCCGGCTCGACGACGGCACCCTGGTGCAGCACTGCGACGACGACGCCTACGCGCGCCTGGGCGACGACGTCGACACCGTGAACGCCCGTGCCCGCGAGGCGCTCACCGAGCCGGGCGGGGCGTGGACGGTGTTCTGGCACACCGTCGGCCGCCGCGCCTTCGACGACGACGACGCCCGGCTCGAGCGGCACCTCGCCCGCTTCGGCGCCCGCAGGATGGTGCACGGGCACACCCCCCACCGCGGCGACCGCCCGTCGGCGCGCCACGGCGGCCGGATCTGGGGCTTCGACGGCTGCTTCAGCCGCTTCTGGAACGAGGACGGCAGCGGCGCCGGTCCGATCGGCGCGACGGTGGCGCTGCTTCCCGCCTTCGACGGGGCGGCGGCGCCGGAGCGGTCCGCAGCGCGCGATCCGCGAGAATCCCCGGCGTGACCTCCACCCCCGCTCCCGACCCCGCCGCCGACGGCGCTCTGCTCGCCGGGATCGACGCCGTCTTCGACCATGCCGCCCACGCCGCGCACCGCATCCGCGACCTGCTGCCGCTCTACGGCGACCTGCTCGGCGGCCGCTTCCGCAGCGGCGGCGACAACCAGCGCGCCGGCTACCGGGTGGTGCAGCTCGGCTTCCGCGACGGCACCAGGGTGGAGTTGATGGAGCCGCTCGCCGGCTCGACCTTCTTCGAGCGCTTCTTCGCCGGTCGCCCGGCCGGAGGCCTCCACCATCTGACCTTCAAGGTGCCGGACATCCGAGCGGCGCTGCGCCGGGTGGAGGAGCTGGGCCTCACCGCGACCGGGGTCAACTTCGAGAACCCCGACTGGCAGGAGCTCTTCGTGCACCCGCGGCTGGCCCACGGCGCGCTGATCCAGCTCGCCCAGCCCGGCCCCAACCCCTGGGGGAGCGCGGGCCTCGGCCTCGAGGACGTCCTCGCCGGGCGTGGCCCGGGCGGCGACGGCCGGCCCAGCCCCTGAGCGGCCGGAACCGGGGGATGCGGCGGCTGCTGACGAACAGCTTCGGCTTCACATCAAACTGCTGGGTGTGCGAGCCCACCAACCCGGTGGGGCTGCACGTCCCCTTCCACCACGACGACGAGGCCCACACCGTGACCGCCACGCTCCGCCTCGACGCCAACCACTCCGGCGCGCCGCACCTGGTGCACGGCGGGCTGCTCGCCGCCCTCTGCGACGACGCCATGGCCTGGGCGTCGATCGCCGAGGCGCACCGGTTCGCGCTCACCGCCGAGACCCGGCTGAACTACCTCGTCCCGGTGCCGGTCGACCAGGAGATCTCGGTGACCGCGCGGCTGATCGGCCGCCACGGGCGCCAGCTCTGGCTGATGGCCGAGGTGCGCAGCGGCGACACCGTGTGCGTCCGCGCCGAGTCCCGTGCCACCGTGATGGGCGGCGAGCTGGCCCTCGACGCCGGGGTCAGCACCGGCGCCGACGGGACTGTCCCCGACACCGATGGCCGAACGGAGTGAACAGAGCTAACGTACTTATCGCGTCATATGCGTGCAAGAGAGTTATTGTCCCGTACGCACCGAAACTCGATTGGGCCGAACGCCAACAAACGTCCTGAACGCGTCGAACTTCGTGCGCTAACGTTGTTGACTGAGACCGCACCTGGTGTATGTTTGGACTACTTCATCAGCTTGTGGCGGGCTCAGGAAGGGATGCCAAACATGCGTCTGCGTTCGTCCAAGCTCGCTCTGGCCGTGGTCGCCTTCACGGCCACCGGGACCATGGCAGTGACCACCACCACGGCGTTCGCCTCGAGCCACCACGGCGGCTCGACCAAGACGACCGTCAAGGGCAACGGCAACTGCACCGTGGTCAACAGCAGTCACGTCACCTGCAACGTGTCCAAGCACAACGGGCATGGTGGCAACGGTGGCAACTGGCACGGCGGCCACGGCGGTCGCAACGATCCCGGTCTCGGACACGGCCTCGAGGACGTGGTCGCCGGTGTCGGCGACATCCTCGGCGGTCTGCTCGGCGGCCTCTAAGACCATCTGACATACGCGGTCCGGCCGGGCCGCGTCAGACCCTCCGCACACGCCCGCCTCCAGACGCGGGCGTGCACGTGACCCTGGCGGGGGTGACGGTCAGCCCACGCGCCGTCATCCCCGCCCACTCTCCTCACGCGAGCAACTGCACATGATCACCTCCCGTTCCACCGCCGCCGCCCTGGCCGGCACCGCGCTCGCCGGCCTGCTGGCCGCCTGCGGCTCCGGCGGGGCGACCGCCTCCGGATACAGCCCGCTGACCGCCTCCACGCCGTCGCCGGACGCCACCGTCGATCCGATGCAGGGTCCCGCACAGCTCATCCCCGCGGCGACGCAGGGTCCGGCGGGACAGCCCGCGCAGCCCGGACAGGCCGGCCAGCCCGCGAAGGTGGTCACTCCTGCCCAGGCGAAGGCGCCCGACTACAGCGCGCTCTCGCGCAGCTTCGTCGCCCTCCGCAACCAGGACAGCCAGGGGCTGGCGGCGATCAAGGGACAGACCTCGAACAGCGACCTCGAGGTCGACAAGCGGCTGATGGCACAGGCGGCCTCCATCTTCAGCAACTACGCGCAGCAGCTGCGTGCGCTGCCCTGGCCCGCCAGCCTGACCAACGACGCCAACGCCCTGGTCAGCGCCGTGGCCACGGTGCAGTGGACCTTCGTGCAGGCCTCGCAGGTCGCGAGCTTCAACGACCTCGGCCCCTGGCTGCAGAAGCTCATCGACACCGAGGACGCCCAGCTCACCGCCACCAACGTCGTCGAGAACGACCTCCACCTGCCGCTCTCGACGCCCCGCCCGTAACCTCTAGCGGCGCGCCGCGGCGCCCACCTCGCGCATCCTCTGGGTCTGCTTGGCGAGCACCGGAACCATCCGCCGTGTCTTGGCGACCATCGCCGCGGCACGCACCAGCTGCCGTGACACCATCCGCGGGCCCGGGCCGCCGGGCACCTCGCGGCGGCGCAGGCTGCGCTCGGTGTCGAAGAGCTCGGTGACCTCGGGGGCGATGCGCGGGTCGATCGCCGCCCAGTCGGCGGCGCTCAGCTCGGCGAGGGTGCGCCCGGCGCGCTGCGACACCCGCACCGCGCCACCGACGATCCTGTGGGCCTCGCGGAAGGGCACGCCGCGCACCACCAGCCACTCGGCGACGTCGGTGGCCATCAGCAGCGGGTCGGAGGCTGCCTGCGCCATCGCCTCGACGTCGAATTGGACGACCCTGACCACATCGGTGAGCATCTCCACCGCGGCCTGGGCGGTGTCGACGGCGTCGAAGATCGCCTCCTTGTCCTCCTGGAGGTCGCGGTTGTAGGCAAGCGGCAGCCCCTTGAGGGTGGTGAGCAGGGACACCAGCGCGCCGGTGACCCGCCCGGTGCGGCCGCGGATGAGCTCGAGGACGTCGGGGTTCTTCTTCTGCGGCATCAGGCTGGAGCCGGTCGCGTAGGCGTCGGGAAGCTCCGCGTAGCCGAACTCGGTCGAGGTCCAGAGCACCAGCTCCTCGGCGAAGCGGGAGAGGTGGACCATGAGCAGGGCGCAGGCGCCGACGATCTCCACCGCGAAGTCGCGGTCGCTCACCGCGTCGAGGCTGTTGGCGCTGACGTGGTCGAAGCCCAGCTCCTGGGCGACGACCCGGCGGTTGATCGGCAGGGTGGTGGCGGCGAGCGCGCCGCTGCCGAGCGGGAGCACGTCGCAGCGGTCGTGGCAGTCCTGCAGCCGCTCGATGTCGCGCTGGAGCATCTCCACGTAGGCGAGCAGGTGATGGGCGAGCGACACCACCTGGGCGCGCTGCATGTGGGTGTAGCCGGGCAGCGCGGTGAGGCGGTGCTCCTGGGCGCGGCGCGCCAGCTGCTCCTGCAGCGAGGCGATGGCGAGCATCAGCTCGCGGCACACCCGCTTGCCGTAGAGGCGCAGGTCGGTGGCCACCTGGTCGTTGCGGCTGCGCGCGGTGTGCAGCTTGCCGGCGACGTCGCCCACCTTCTCGAAGAGGCGGCGCTCGATCGCCATGTGGATGTCCTCGTCGCCCTCGTCGAAGACGAACTCGCCCCTGTCGAGCTCGCGCTTGATGTCGCGGAGCCCGGCGTCGATCGCCTTCTGCTCGTCGCGGGTGAGCAGCTCGATGGTGCGGAGCATGCGCGCGTGCGCCTGCGAGCCGAGGATGTCCTCGGGGTAGAGCCGGCGGTCGACCGGCAGCGAGGTGGTGAACTCCTCGACCCGGCGCGCGGTGCGGCCGGCGAAGCGTCCCGACCAGGCCTTCTCGGCGACCCGCGGGGGCGGCGGCGGCGGCTCCGCCT
This genomic interval carries:
- a CDS encoding threonine/serine dehydratase → MLTLADVLAARRRIAPHLSPTALLRHPRLGALAGTEVLVKHENHQPTGAFKVRGGINLVSQLSPDERRRGVVAASTGNHGQSVAYAAALFGVRAVICVPEGANPVKVGAIRDRGAEVVVHGRDFDEAREHSARLAAEHGYRYVHSGDEPLLIAGVATATLEILEADPLVDVLIVPVGGGSGAAGACLAGKAIRPSLEVIGVQSEAAPAAHRSWRARRLVEDRMETFAEGLATRTAFALPQRILWDMLDDFVLVSDDEIREAMVLMLEATRNLVEAAGAAPLAAALRLRDRLAGRRVALVASGGNVSLDQLEEVLSRRPR
- a CDS encoding ROK family protein; amino-acid sequence: MLGAIDIGGTKLLAAVAGDDRRPGPAVRRPTPAERPLETLVEMLDEARAGAALQGLALAVPGPFDRSRGALVNPPNMPPSWCDLALAERLGDRFRCPVLLENDANCAAVAEVTAGAARGSESCVYLTVSTGIGSGVVVNGRPLTGRHDTEGGHQVLWPAWLGGPPCHCGGHGCLESLASGMAIARRFGVDAEHLEDPAAWEDVGRWLGLGVVNAIALHDPDVVVLGGGVCQRWDRFWPSLSATVDSALFLQPRPPVRRATLGDDRNLWGALALAGDRLPG
- a CDS encoding alpha/beta hydrolase-fold protein; its protein translation is MSGSPAPPLPPEPLGAPPHRGRLVDDAVDSAALAGNPLGDPARRRLLVWLPPGYDDEPERRLPAIYVLPGYGSCVEEWCNRDLFEPTVFERLEGLYGRPDPPPPCIYAYVDGSTRYGGSQFVNSSATGRHQDYVAGDVVAHVDARYRTLAAPEHRGVAGHSSGGVGAVVLCMRRPDVFGGCASHAGDSLFEHCYGRELGGFARALREHRGDPVALRDRLLGDEVYRRRNFGPLMVLGCAAAYSPDPDAPLGIGLPVDAAGTLDEPNWERWLDHDPVRMAPRHVEALRSLRAVYLDAGDADEYYMDLGTKALSEVLTELGVAHRHETFPGGHGGIAHRYPVGYEHLARALSP
- a CDS encoding DegV family protein — encoded protein: MPVRLVCDSTADLSDADRDAGRVIVVPLKVIFGEESLVDGVDIDAETFYERMRNSTRNPTTSQPAPAEFEAAFREAAAAGDSVVCTTLSAEMSGTHGAAVQAREAVPELDVHVVDTRTVAIGHNAIVRAAAEAAAEGRSAAEIVELIRGIIARQRSIFTVDTLEYLRRGGRIGGARALLGSVLNIKPVLQVADGRIEPHDRVRTYQRALDRIASEVVAATGETGRRARVVLGHADRLADCRGLADRVREHCEGEPEIIDIGPIVGCHAGPGTIGLSFYLP
- a CDS encoding acyl-CoA dehydrogenase family protein produces the protein MDFDDTPDEAAWRGRVRGFLEEHSEEVIRGRDRHTDAAGAAPRQRWQATLYDAGFVGITWPVEYGGQGGTPMQQVIVNQELSRAGSAPLVNGIGLGMCGPTIIAHGTEEQKTRYLRPLLRGDEIWCQLFSEPAAGSDLAGLQTRAVRDADGWRIRGQKVWTSAAQYSRFGLLIARTDPSLPKHAGLSMFLIDMEQPGVTVRPLRQMTGDAHFNEVFFDDARVPAENLVGEEDGGWRVAITTLMNERLAIGGGGADLGFSIETLTRDAARRLPGLPGDQQALVREQLGRAVVLAMAQRYTGYRRLTALSQGRLPGPEAAVGKLSLVTLGQLTAEIGMRLLGDDAAFAADASGDDRWQYAMTMFPGLAIAGGTNEILRNIVGERVLGLPGEPRPDKGAPAAAEGARA
- a CDS encoding acyl-CoA dehydrogenase family protein is translated as MNFALDEQQLLLQRTAREWFEAHGGPAAMRRALDGAALDDHTAELGAVGFLGVLVTESHGGSGLEVLDLAVIAEEAGRTLSSAPLVSSAGWASSLLRTAGGEAAASALRGVASATERLAVVEEPGAPVVGALGATAFLSVTESGLTLATRSEVELTEQPQLDPTRGLARVRATGGEPLGAPAAGEVERARHVAEVVLAAEDLGTSARCLEMAVEYAKQRVAFGRPIGSFQAIKHLCVDMFAQVEQLRSLVWYAAWSADHDPAQLPLAASAAKAYAAGAVELCASTCIQVHGGIGFTWEHDAHLHWRRAKVDRVLLGDAARHHARVAELALARATA
- a CDS encoding metallophosphoesterase — protein: MPRPLLVVGDVQGDAERLTEALAGYPEDDVDTVFLGDFFQGGPPGAGGGAAAARIARGRHHSLSILGNHDLLLLSVLEEVRLGRTPEAVLNGDRRSLAEVWLWRRGDWADLRAVADDPGLEAWLRALPLMLRLDDGTLVQHCDDDAYARLGDDVDTVNARAREALTEPGGAWTVFWHTVGRRAFDDDDARLERHLARFGARRMVHGHTPHRGDRPSARHGGRIWGFDGCFSRFWNEDGSGAGPIGATVALLPAFDGAAAPERSAARDPRESPA
- a CDS encoding VOC family protein, with protein sequence MTSTPAPDPAADGALLAGIDAVFDHAAHAAHRIRDLLPLYGDLLGGRFRSGGDNQRAGYRVVQLGFRDGTRVELMEPLAGSTFFERFFAGRPAGGLHHLTFKVPDIRAALRRVEELGLTATGVNFENPDWQELFVHPRLAHGALIQLAQPGPNPWGSAGLGLEDVLAGRGPGGDGRPSP
- a CDS encoding PaaI family thioesterase encodes the protein MRRLLTNSFGFTSNCWVCEPTNPVGLHVPFHHDDEAHTVTATLRLDANHSGAPHLVHGGLLAALCDDAMAWASIAEAHRFALTAETRLNYLVPVPVDQEISVTARLIGRHGRQLWLMAEVRSGDTVCVRAESRATVMGGELALDAGVSTGADGTVPDTDGRTE
- the argH gene encoding argininosuccinate lyase encodes the protein MTRGIRVVGAGVEEGQERELPEPRTPAAPRRRRTRAAAPPPLPPAPVAAEAEPPPPPPRVAEKAWSGRFAGRTARRVEEFTTSLPVDRRLYPEDILGSQAHARMLRTIELLTRDEQKAIDAGLRDIKRELDRGEFVFDEGDEDIHMAIERRLFEKVGDVAGKLHTARSRNDQVATDLRLYGKRVCRELMLAIASLQEQLARRAQEHRLTALPGYTHMQRAQVVSLAHHLLAYVEMLQRDIERLQDCHDRCDVLPLGSGALAATTLPINRRVVAQELGFDHVSANSLDAVSDRDFAVEIVGACALLMVHLSRFAEELVLWTSTEFGYAELPDAYATGSSLMPQKKNPDVLELIRGRTGRVTGALVSLLTTLKGLPLAYNRDLQEDKEAIFDAVDTAQAAVEMLTDVVRVVQFDVEAMAQAASDPLLMATDVAEWLVVRGVPFREAHRIVGGAVRVSQRAGRTLAELSAADWAAIDPRIAPEVTELFDTERSLRRREVPGGPGPRMVSRQLVRAAAMVAKTRRMVPVLAKQTQRMREVGAAARR